In Corylus avellana chromosome ca8, CavTom2PMs-1.0, the genomic stretch ttcaatttctttcaattaccttattccgttaggatttttcattaattttttaaaaaaatatcccttttttaactaaaaaaaattgcaaagatttatttttttattttttataaaataataaacgcttgaatatttgcatttttttaattttttttctaataagaaAACAAGAGAATTTTGACAACATTTAACAGAAATAgataattgaaagttcgataacattaattgagagttttttaacttCAAATGGATACTTTCAAAATGCATGAAGGTTGAGAGAGATTTCGtgaattttctaaaaataaaattaaaattggagAGAACCATGATccataataattttaaaaataaaacttgtcattcaaattaatattaaaagacattgtcaatattaccaaaaaataaatgtaacattaaaaataaaggtaattaatttttttttgctactAATAAaggtaattaatatataagaagTATAACTATgacatatataaatttttttcagaCAAGACAAACAcgttttagaaaagaaaaaaaaaattaaaaagtccaTAAACTCTCCCCACAATGGGCCCCCTAAAGAAAGGGGGCTGGGCTTACAGCCGACCCTTGACTAATTCTTAAACTGGAGACATACATTGCTCACTTTACAACCTTATGCTATGCTGGCTTCGGACAAGTCTTCCAATTAATTTGGGTCAGGATAAAAACAAAGTTTGGTTGAAATAATTTTCtacaatttagtttattaaacttGCATCTGTCCTTACAATTTACAACATGTAATTCACGccttattaaaaatgcatgtaaaaattaaaaatatacgtaaaaattatatatatatataatggaagaaagtttcttttaagttttgtttatttcaacgtaaaatgtttatattataaaaatattttcagcaaaaggatttcaattaaaaacatttttcggcgTCTGATTCATATGGAAAATCAGCAACAACAGGCAATTGTCGACGACCTCCAAAAACTGGCAATTACCAGAAACGGCCAGTGACCTTTGATAGCAGCAGAAAATGAATTGCAAGAGAGAGTGCATGCGAGAAGAAAAAGCTTAAATTCGAAAAATggtttgcgatttaaaaaaaataaataaatgaaaatcattctacgaaaattaaagaatattttcCTGGACAACCAaaaatgattttggtttgaGCACGATTTTTAGTCCTACCAAACGCCAAAAAGtaagaaaacattttccaaaaaatattttacgtcaaaacaaatGGAGCTTCAAAGTAAGTTAAAATAAAACTGTCCATTGGGTTAATAGAAGTGTAAACTTAGAGACTTTACAATGAGTTTGTTTGGTTGAATTAGTGTTTACAAATATAatgtgaaatttaaaaattcattacaacacaaaaaattatcaaatattatgaaattagtaaatcaatcaatataaataatttggtAACAAAGTAAAAACCTTTTGAAGAAATCAGGGCAGCCAAACCGAGGAAGCTCATCCACTAATTAAAGATATAGTTTACAATgacacacttacaaaacctttgtaataGAGAACTTCCTTGTACCAAGCATACGACATACTTGCTTCTACGACAGTAGCTCCAAAACTTTTGAACAACTCTTCTACCGAGCTTCCTCTTGTAATCCTGAAACTCTGGTGGTtgaagccctttttttttttttttttttaactgctcATTGGCTGCAAAAATCGATAactctcaaaaaataaaaagtcgtTAACTTCAGTAAATAAATCTCTGGGGATTACAATTCTTGCCATGCAATCCACTAAATAAATCTCTATAACAGATATGAAAACCCAAACGAATTGGAGAAGAGGAGCAAATTAAATCTGATCATATTATAAATTGTGTAGGGCCTAGGAATCACCTGAGACCCTTGAAAAGCTCAGGACCACAAGACAAAATTCTCGTGTACATATTCTCAAATCATCCAATGGAATTGGGTGACTCCTGTAAAGCCTTAGAACTACCTGAAGCCCATACATCCTAGGAGCCTAAAACCTTTCGGATTTGGAGGCACTAACACACTTGAGAAGCCCTGGGCCCAAGTGTTCTGTATCCCCAAGATCGGTCGAATGGCCCGAGTCAAATATATGCCCGGTTTCATCCAATGTTGTCACTTGTACTAACCCGGGAGCACCACTCAAAGTCCTCTCTCACAAGTAGAAGATTCGTCCCTAGGGCTCACATCATGAAGACTCCCCTCATGCGACcctagttatcccaaaagccAAGAGTGAGAATGACGTGTCATCAGCCCAAGGAAGATACAAGAAGGCCAATGTTCAAGTCATAGCCAAAAGTAGATGATACCGGACAAAGTTGCCAAATGGCAAGTTTCAGTTATATCAGCCGATGCTCCAATTTAGGCCATAGAAAACCATTTCTCAACCCTTTGATGTTAAGGTCAAACCTCAACGTATATGATCTATCATTGGGTTTGTGGTGGTGTATTAAGATAAAAGTTCAAGAGACAATAGTTATAAGAGTTTAAGAGGCAAAAGTTACAATAATTGAAGTGACAAGAGTTAGAAGAACTCAAGTGACAGGAGTTACAATTATAGTTGTTGTTAATGTAGAAGTAAAAGAGACATGTAACTAGTGACAGAGGACCGGGTGGCCGGAATAGGCCATGGACACTCCCCAactcataaggaaaaaaattgaaggtaaaaaaaaataaaaactataaggtaaattttttatttcttgcaTATCGGCCCCTAGCAAAACAATTTATTGGCCCTTGGCCCCTACCCATACTAAACTCTGCCTCTGTCCTTGCATGTGacattcaaactttttttttttttttttttgctataaatAAAGTCTTGTatacaatcaaataatcaaggaaaaatatAGCCATAAAAAGGCTTTGATGTTGGATGTAGGTCATAGGCCGAACCACCTAAATTCTTTGAGTCTCTCTTCCTTGTTCTCATTTATCTTCCATAAATTATAAGTTCTTACATGGAGAACTAActggcattaatttttttttattgaaaaaattcacGTGAATGCTTTATTGTTTTTACCTTGTTTGTATCGTTTACACAGTAAATAGCATAAAAAAGGACTACAATTGGCACCTTATGTCGTTTATTGTGTAACTGGCATTAATAATCAACTTACATCGTTTCATTCTAAAATTACGTAAATGGGCGCCTTTTAAGCCAAAAACGTTACCAAAAAAAATCGTAACCGTGGGTTTCACACCCAAACCAATGTGACGTGGAAGGCATCACTCAATTGGTGTCATTTTTCATGAAATGAAGTCGATTAGATATGTGAAATCTAACATGAACTATGAAATTACACATCTACATTGGACTTGAAATAGAGAAGATCCCAATCAATTATGCATTGGAGATTTTTTTGGGCCTCCAGCTATTAAGACTGAGAGGTTATCCTATTCTTTTCAtgcaatttagttttttttaaaaaaaaataaaaaataaaaaaaaatacaggcGATAGATGGTCTATCTGAAGAAATATGTATTAAATTaggaaacataaatctaaaCTAACTGAACTCTCCTTTTTTCGATAAGTAAATTAGGTATTCACTAGGTGGACTTATTCACATTTTCTTTGAATAGAATATATACGTTAATGacttcaaattgttttttttttttttttgtgtattttatttttatttttacccttATCTATCTTTACCATATAGTTTTAACCACTATATATAAGGTGCGTGAAGGATTTGAAAGTCATTCATGTCATTGAGATTCCTGGTATATTAGACAAGAAACAACTCAAACAAGCAACATGGTGACATCATATTCCAGCACAAATGTAACGTTGGTAGCAACAAGGATGATGGTGTTGATGATATATTTGTCCATGTGTTGGACATTTGATAATGTTGCAGCAATATCAACAGATTCATTTTTCCAACGCAAGCGAGCAACGGTGACAATAAATAATGCACTGGGAAACACCACACAACTTCAGGTTGATTGTAAGTCAAAAGATGACAATCTTGGTCAACACCAGATCAACACAGGTGCCAACTACAGCTTCACATTTAGACCATCTTTGTCGGGGACGACATTATTCACGTGTAATTTTACGTGGGCTCTTAACGCTTACTCGTTTGAGATCTATAACCAACACAGGGATCATACAAATTGCAGGGCTTGTGTTTGGCAGATTAAGACTAATGGTCCATGTGAATATAGCTATGAAACTGAGACTTATAAGTTGTGCTATACATGGAATAATATTACAAGTGGCCAAGCTGCACCGGCGTAATGTTGTAGTTTgcaatattttatatatatattgtggagaCTGTTTGGAAGTTGTTTATCttataaatgatttttcttttttattgtttggatttggattttgtCAATGGAACGCATGCATCCACTAGAAAATGATGGTATATATCTTGTAGTTTTGATGTTCATGCATGGTGGCTGAGCCCGCACAGCTGACGAACCAGTATTTGGtttttagatttacttattCTTTTATAATCACTGCGCGCACATCACTCATGTCAATTTTTGGTGGTGTACTTGTGACGCCCCGATAGAGTTTCATTTTAATCATAGGAGGTACCTGTGGTTTTTATAAAGACCAAGATGGTACCTCCATTAAAATTTCGTACAAAACTTAACGAAATGCcatgtcagcaccaatcaacTGTCGCCACatgttatataattaattttaaaaaaaaatatttaaaaataaaaaataaaaaagattaaaaaaatatattaaaaaaaattgggtgtgTCTAcgccatttggggggtggctggccacccccaaccagtCACCCGAGATTTCTCCAGAAAGACCATTGGCAGAGTCATATATCAAGAACCACAAGAGATGAACAATTGGAAAGCTCAACTTCGATTTGTCCAGACAGTGAATTGTCCCAAAGAAACAAGCTCATGAGCTTTTGCAACTTTCCCATTTGAGTAGGGATTGAACCAGTAAGCTTGTTCATGTGCAAATACAAGTTCCTCAGCACAGGATAGAGCCCAAGTTCAAGCGGTATAGAACCAAACACATCAGTGTCGTAAAGTGCCAGATTGATTGATCTCCtaggggtggccaggccaccctccaaatggccgtagccacccccaaaaatgtttttttttatagaaaaagtaaacttttttattttttatttttttaaaaaaaaattaattatatNNNNNNNNNNNNNNNNNNNNNNNNNNNNNNNNNNNNNNNNNNNNNNNNNNNNNNNNNNNNNNNNNNNNNNNNNNNNNNNNNNNNNNNNNNNNNNNNNNNNCCTCAACGTATATGATCTATCATTGGGTTTGTGGTGGTGTATTAAGATAAAAGTTCAAGAGACAATAGTTATAAGAGTTTAAGAGGCAAAAGTTACAATAATTGAAGTGACAAGAGTTAGAAGAACTCAAGTGACAGGAGTTACAATTATAGTTGTTGTTAATGTAGAAGTAAAAGAGACATGTAACTAGTGACAGAGGACCGGGTGGCCGGAATAGGCCATGGACACTCCCCAactcataaggaaaaaaattgaaggtaaaaaaaaataaaaactataaggtaaattttttatttcttgcaTATCGGCCCCTAGCAAAACAATTTATTGGCCCTTGGCCCCTACCCATACTAAACTCTGCCTCTGTCCTTGCATGTGacattcaaactttttttttttttttttttgctataaatAAAGTCTTGTatacaatcaaataatcaaggaaaaatatAGCCATAAAAAGGCTTTGATGTTGGATGTAGGTCATAGGCCGAACCACCTAAATTCTTTGAGTCTCTCTTCCTTGTTCTCATTTATCTTCCATAAATTATAAGTTCTTACATGGAGAACTAActggcattaatttttttttattgaaaaaattcacGTGAATGCTTTATTGTTTTTACCTTGTTTGTATCGTTTACACAGTAAATAGCATAAAAAAGGACTTAAATTGGCACCTTATGTCGTTTATTGTGTAACTGGCATTAATAATCAACTTACATCGTTTCATTCTAAAATTACGTAAATGGGCGCCTTTTAAGCCAAAAACGTTACCAAAAAAAATCGTAACCGTGGGTTTCACGCCCAAACCAATGTGACGTGGAAGGCATCACTCAATTGGTGTCATTTTTCATGAAATGAAGTCGATTAGATATGTGAAATCTAACATGAACTATGAAATTACACATCTACATTGGACTTGAAATAGAGAAGATCCCAATCAATTATGCATTAGAGATTTTTTTGGGCCTCCGGCTATTAAGACTGAGAGGTTATCCTATTCTTTCCAtgcaatttagttttttttttttaaataaaaaataaaaaaaatacaggcGATAGATGGTCTATCTGAAGAAATATGTATTAAATTaggaaacataaatctaaactaattgaACTCCCCTTTTTTCGATAAGTAAATTAGGTATTCACCAGGTGGACTTATTCACATTTTCTTTGAATAGAATATATACGTTAATGACttcaaattgtttgttttttttattttttgtgtattttatttttatttttacccttATCTATCTTTACCATATAGTTTTAATCACTATATATAAGGTGCGTGAAGGATTTGAAAGTCATTCATGTCATTGAGATTCCTGGTATATTAGACAAGAAACAACTCAAACAAGCAACATGGTGACATCATATTCCAGCACAAATGTAACGTTGGTAGCAACAACGATGATGGTGTTGATGATATATTTGTCCATGTGTTGGACATTTGATAATGTTGCAGCAATATCAACAGATTCATTTTTCCAACGCAAGCGAGCAACGGTGACAATAAATAATGCACTAGGAAACACCACACAACTTCAAGTTGATTGTAAGTCAAAAGATGACAATCTTGGTCAACACCAGATCAACACAGGTGCCAACTACAGCTTCACATTTAGACCATCTTTGTCGGGGACGACATTATTCACGTGTAATTTTACGTGGGCTCTTAACGCTAGCTTACTCGTTTGAGATCTATAACCAACACAGGGATCGTACAAATTGCAGGGCTTGTGTTTGGCAGATTAAGACTAATGGTCCATGTGAATATAGCTATGAAACTGAGACTTATAAGTTGTGCTATACATGGAATAATATTACAAGTGGCCAAGCTGCACCGGCGTAATGTTGTAGTTTgcaatattttatatatatatattgtggagaCTGTTTGGAAGTCGTTTATCttataaatgatttttcttttttattgtttggatttggattttgtCAATGGAACGCATGCATCCACTAGAAAATGATGGTATATATCTTGTAGTTTTGATGTTCATGCATGGTGGCTGAGCCCGCACAGCTGACCAACCAGTATTTGGtttttagatttacttattCTTTTATAATCACTGTGCGCACATCACTCATGTCAATTTTTGGTGGTGTACTTGTGACGCCCCGATAGAGTTTCATTTTAATCATAGGAAGTACCTGTGGTTTTTATAAAGACTAAGATGGTACCTCCATTAAAATTTCGTACAAAACTTAACGAAATGCCATGTCAGCCCCAATCAAATGTCGCCACgtgttatataattaattttaaataaaaaatatttaaaaataaaaaataaaaaagattaaaaaaatatattaaaaaaaattgggtgtgTCTAcgccatttggggggtggcaACCAGTCACCCGAGATTTCTCCAGAAAGACCATTGGCAGAGTCATCAAGAACCACAAGAGATGAACAATTGGAAAGCTCAACTTCGATTTGTCCAGACAGTGAATTGTCCCAAAGAAACAAGCTCATGAGCTTTTGCAACTTTCCCATTTGAGGAGAGATTGAACCAGTAAACTTGTTCATGTGCAAATACAAGTTCCTCAGCACAGGATAGAGCCCAAGTTCAAGCGGTATAGAACCAAACACATCAGTGTCGTAAAGTGCCAACGTTTGGAGATTGATTGATCTCCtaggggtggccaggccaccctcCAAATGGCCGTAGCCAaccccaaaaatgtttttttttttttatagaaaaaataaacttttttatttattttttttaaaaaaaaaattaattatatgacacatgGCGATATTTGATTGGTGTTGATGTAGCATTCCGTTAAGTCAAGTAcatcttgtgataaaaatgaaatcctaagggaaaaaaataagagatatgctagaatttaataaaaactttatattttgCCCACAAAAGTCTATGttgcaagatgccacatcatctctttttgttttgtctttttccctatacaaaaaaaatgatgtgtcatctTACCACGTGgacttttatgagcaaaatataaaatttttattaggagaaatgctataatttaataaaaactccacattTTGCACATAAAAGTCTAAGTGGCAAGatgtcacatcatatttttagtggagggaaaaagacaaaacaaaaagaagatgatgtggcattttGCCACATGAACTTTTTTGGGTAAaatgtggagtttttattagattctatcACATCTCTTTTATTAgattgtagcatttttcaaaaaataaagtgttgaaaCCCTAAGAGgcaaaatagtatttaaccctatatattaatggacaaaatcaatttaCTTCCCAAGTTTTCacgtaatttttatttattctttttagaatttcaattttggcaattagatttttggggattttttttttttttttaattctaaataGATCACTATGTCATCttaatgtttaattaattaacataatgtTATGTCAGCCAGACTAATCAATTACTACAACATGGCTCTTCTTTGATACGCCATGTAATAATTGTAAGTGTCACATGGCATAATTacattaaaattacaaatatatactaattaaaacatttaaattacaaattatatttataaggGGAAAGttcacataaccccctcaaactaccactcaattgacaatgtcccctccaaactttcaattgtggcaatgtccccctcaaactaccaaaaattgtcattgttccccccaatgacgaaattacccttagtaaaatataaacaaaaatactaaaacttctaaaaaaaacctacaactaaccaaaaaaaaatccaaacttggccaattttttcttttttaaaatcaattttataagaaaaaaattaaaaaaaattcgatttttttttttaataaaaattgaaaatttttcgttttttattttatttttgttttataattttatttaaataaaaatttacgtttaaaaaataaaattttcgcttaataaaatgaattttttttgttttttaaaactaaattNNNNNNNNNNNNNNNNNNNNNNNNNNNNNNNNNNNNNNNNNNNNNNNNNNNNNNNNNNNNNNNNNNNNNNNNNNNNNNNNNNNNNNNNNNNNNNNNNNNNgttttttaaaaaaatcattttttttttaatttatagggatatttttgtcttattgagaaatattgctAGCCTTtgggaaacattgacaatgttttggtagtttgtaggggacattgtcacaattgaaagtttgggaggatattgtcaattgggtagtagtttgaggagggtatgtggactttatcctatttataatttaacataacagTGCCAAACAAAAACTCACGTGACATTAATCGATTGGTCTGATGTAGCATACTGTTAATTAATTGAACGATAATTCCATAAAATGACCTAtttaaaaccaaagaaaaacttaatggcgaaattaaatttgatttagaTGCCCCAAGGAGtctcccttttgttttctttttaaaacaaaaacatttcaaaatacaaaatactcaaattacttttatttttatatcatgttagaatactttttcaaataaataaataaataatacccTTTGAAAAGAATTAACATGGGTCCCAATTATGCCTCCTGTGATGCCTTTTCATATTGAGAAATACAAATTTAGAATTCTTGATGAACATGGTAACCATGATTACTttcaaaaaatatctatataaaTATCTTCGTGGAAGCATCTTAAGCCTCTTTAAAGGGCAAGCTCTTGTGACTTGTATCAATCACGAGACCAGATTTCAAAGGGAAGAACAATTCTTTACAACTTTTCAGCACATTTTTAAATGAATGAATGAGACGGGTATAACTGAAATTGTTGACCTAGTTCTAAATTTAAATtaacctttttgttttgttgagaaaattgaaGATACTTTTAATAATGCAGAAATAATTGCAATTTATTGACTACAACGTGAGATAATTATGTGATAAGTGGAATAATAAGCATCTTAagcctcaaatttttttttttagggtttggcccaagggggtggttcggccacccctgtcctttttttttattattattattttttttaaatttaaatttaaaaattaatattttaaaaaattaatattttaatgaggtgaaacggtgcgttttggcCAACATTAAcagctgttaaaaaattttgacaatagGAATTTTCTCGGCATTTCAATTGACCGAGGGAATAAATTGtcgaaaataaaaaacttaggaagataaaaattttgacgtgttgacCCAAGGACTTtagatatatttaccctaaaaataaaggtaattttttttttttttgctactaATAAAGGTCATTAATATATAAGAAGTATAATTATgacatatataaatttttttaagacgAGCGAAACAcgttttagaaaagaaaaaaaaaaattttaaaaagtccATAAACTCTCCCCACAATGGGCCCCCTAAAGAAAGGGGGCTGGGCTTACAGCCGACCATTGACTAATTCTTAAACTGGAGTCATACATTGCTGACTTGACAACCTTATGCTATGCTGGCTTTGGACAAGTCTTCCAATTAATTTGGGTccggaaaaaaacaaaatttggttgaaataattttctataatttagtttattaaacttGCATCAGTccttacaagttacaacatGTAATTcactagaaattaaaaatatacgtaagaattttatatttatatatatatatatataatggaagaaagtttcttttaagttttgtttatttCAATGTAAAATGTTTCTattataaaaacattttcagcGAAATGATTTTAGCTAAAAACATTTTCGGCATTCAATTCATACAGAAAATCNNNNNNNNNNNNNNNNNNNNTGACCAATCTCCAACCGTATAAACcttttatgtttctcttttatGTTTCTTCTTCAACCAACCTCTGAGTAATTTCCCAACTGCCACCCATGTGGGTTGTTTGCTaattattctctctttctctctctctctctctctctagctttcTTTAGATGAAAGATTTTCCTTATTCCTTCActtatctaaaaataaataaaaaatatttcttagggttaaattcactttaccccttgaagtttcaagagtttttcaattcgaactccaatatttaaaaattgacaatgtactcccctaatgtttcaaaaaatttcaattcagaccctccgttactaatgaggacaaaattgaaatagatagcatcaaaatctcacgtgggacaattttcgtccaattatacagaaattagtaacggaatgtctgaattgaaattttttgaaacattaggggggtacattgccaatttttaaatattaggatttgaattaaaaaactcatGAAACTTTAGGAAGTAAAATGAATTTTCTCCTATTGCTTGTTCCTTCCATCATTTGGGTAGAAAGTTTTCTTATTCTAAATGcttaaagtaataaaaaaaaattataaatttaattatttaattaatattataaaaaaaaattaaaatttttttaaaaaaaatccacacaATGTGCCAAATGCCCCTGAAAATCTAGGATATTTAAAGCCAAATGGATATGTCCAAATTGATTAGATGAACTCCAAAGAGATGGAGAATCTTTAAGGAGCTATCCAACTTGCAAGCACCCTAGAATGTGCCAAAGGGCACTGCAATGCAAGAACTTgtcatttatatattattcgaataatatataaatgacAAGTTcgagaaataatatatatatatatatatatatatatatatatattattcgaGAAAAATGTTAATGGATAAATGACAAGttcaatgcatatatatatatatatatatatatatatataattttaaaagaaaaagcttAGCCGAAATCCCAGGGAAACCTCCAAAATTATGGAAGGACGAAGAAACACCTCTTCAGCATCGCCTTCGAGAATGCCGTGTGAAAAGCTCGAACTGAAAGCAACCTCTGGGACTTGGGAGTAATAAAGCCGTgaataagagtaaaaaaaaaaaaaaaaaaaggaggtaaaataataaatataaaaacgaATTATTTGTGTCCATTCAATTGAAGAATTATTGATGTTGAAACAAGATAAATGCTTGCCGTATCAGATTCTGTTACCACTAACATTAAAAagctaaaatttaattaaattgggttGCCAAAATTATTGAT encodes the following:
- the LOC132189603 gene encoding S-protein homolog 2-like → MVTSYSSTNVTLVATRMMVLMIYLSMCWTFDNVAAISTDSFFQRKRATVTINNALGNTTQLQVDCKSKDDNLGQHQINTGANYSFTFRPSLSGTTLFTCNFTWALNAYSFEIYNQHRDHTNCRACVWQIKTNGPCEYSYETETYKLCYTWNNITSGQAAPA